A single window of Mangifera indica cultivar Alphonso chromosome 18, CATAS_Mindica_2.1, whole genome shotgun sequence DNA harbors:
- the LOC123201677 gene encoding uncharacterized mitochondrial protein AtMg00810-like encodes MTRSDISYAVQILGQFMHAPKQSHMDTALKVIKYLKGCPGLWLLFSQDKNLIIMAYYDSDWGTCPMIRKSLTGFCVKLRDSLISWKTKKQSTVSLSSVEAEYRAMTKTTCKIIWICGLLEDLGVTISEPIGLYYGNKAAKNISINPVVHERTKHIEIDL; translated from the coding sequence ATGACCAGATCAGACATTAGTTATGCGGTTCAGATTCTTGGTCAATTTATGCATGCACCAAAGCAGTCTCACATGGATACAGCTTTAAAGGTAATTAAATACCTGAAAGGATGTCCGGGTCTATGGTTATTATTCTCTCAAGATAAAAATCTGATAATAATGGCTTACTACGACTCAGACTGGGGTACATGTCCTATGATAAGGAAATCATTGACAGGCTTCTGTGTAAAACTTAGGGATTCACTTATCTCATGGAAGACAAAGAAGCAATCCactgtctctctctcttcagTTGAAGCAGAATACCGGGCAATGACAAAAACTACTTGTAAAATAATATGGATTTGTGGTCTGTTAGAGGATCTAGGCGTGACAATCTCAGAACCGATTGGACTCTATTATGGCAACAAAGCAGCAAAGAATATCTCTATCAATCCAGTCGTTCATGAAAGAACTAAGCATATAGAGATCGACTTGTGA
- the LOC123201622 gene encoding cytochrome P450 CYP72A219-like: protein MEISVTSISFSIAFTVILTCLWKVLNWVWLKPKKLEKLLRQQGFSGNSYKLLHGDTKEMFMITKQAKTTPINPLSHDIAPRVVPFHHLIIKNYGKKSIIWDGTKPTINITDPKLIRDIMSKPEIFRKPKSNPLTKLIVHGMFRYEGAQWFRVRKIANPAFHLEKLKDMLPKFYLSCNEMIEKWKASISNKEYGELDVWPDITTLTSDVISRAAFDSSYKDGRKIFQLLNEQNNLMVQVMPFFHIPGWRFLPFEANRKLKSNHNEIRELIKGIIRKREDALKIGKANNDDLLGLLVESNHREIEEHGNKQSGMSLEEVIEECKLFYFAGQETTQSLIVWAMVSLCMHPNWQERAREEVFNVFGNNVPQFDELNHLKEVNKILHEALRLYPPANFLSRTTIKESKIGELTIPPGVQLSVPIILVHHDEDYWGSDAKEFNPDRFSHGVSHASKNDQVSFFPFGWGPRICIGQNFALLEAKLALAMILQNFSLQLSPTYVHAPIRNLTLKPQHGAQIILSKI from the exons ATGGAGATTTCAGTAACATCTATTTCCTTTTCTATTGCTTTTACTGTTATTTTAACATGTCTATGGAAGGTGCTAAACTGGGTTTGGTTGAAGCCGAAGAAGTTAGAGAAGTTGCTTCGACAGCAGGGTTTCTCAGGCAACTCATACAAACTTCTCCATGGAGACACAAAGGAAATGTTCATGATCACAAAACAAGCTAAAACAACACCCATCAACCCCCTCTCCCATGATATTGCCCCTCGAGTCGTTCCATTTCATCATCTTATCATCAAAAACTACG GAAAGAAATCCATAATATGGGATGGCACAAAACCAACCATAAACATCACAGACCCCAAATTGATCAGGGATATAATGTCGAAGCCTGAAATTTTTCGAAAACCCAAGAGCAATCCACTGACCAAGTTGATAGTGCATGGGATGTTCAGGTATGAGGGTGCTCAATGGTTCAGAGTCAGAAAGATTGCTAATCCAGCTTTCCATCTTGAAAAGTTGAAG GATATGTTACCTAAATTCTATTTGAGCTGTAACGAGATGATAGAAAAATGGAAGGCTTCAATCTCAAACAAAGAATATGGTGAGTTAGATGTTTGGCCTGATATTACAACTTTAACATCAGATGTGATTTCTCGGGCAGCATTTGACAGTAGCTACAAGGatggaagaaaaatatttcaactCCTTAATGAACAAAATAATCTTATGGTTCAAGTTATGCCCTTTTTTCACATACCAGGATGGAG GTTTTTGCCCTTTGAAGcaaatagaaaattgaaaagtaatCATAACGAAATTCGAGAACTAATAAAAGGTATCATCAGGAAAAGAGAGGATGCTCTAAAGATTGGAAAAGCAAATAACGATGATTTATTGGGTTTATTAGTGGAATCAAACCACAGAGAAATTGAAGAGCATGGGAATAAACAAAGTGGGATGAGCCTTGAAGAGGTGATTGAGGAATGCAAACTCTTTTATTTTGCTGGTCAGGAGACTACTCAATCATTGATTGTATGGGCAATGGTTTCGTTATGTATGCATCCAAATTGGCAAGAACGTGCAAGAGAAGAAGTCTTCAATGTTTTTGGTAACAATGTGCCACAATTTGATGAGTTGAACCATTTGAAAgag GTAAATAAAATACTTCATGAGGCCTTAAGGTTATATCCACCAGCAAATTTCTTATCTAGAACAACTATTAAAGAGTCCAAAATTGGAGAACTCACAATACCACCCGGAGTTCAACTTTCAGTGCCGATTATTCTAGTTCATCATGATGAAGATTATTGGGGATCTGATGCAAAAGAGTTCAATCCTGATAGATTTTCTCATGGAGTTTCCCATGCATCAAAGAACGATCAAGTCTCATTCTTCCCATTTGGCTGGGGTCCAAGAATATGCATAGGACAAAACTTCGCACTACTAGAAGCAAAACTAGCCTTGGCAATGATTCTGCAAAATTTCTCTCTTCAGCTTTCTCCAACTTATGTTCATGCTCCTATTCGTAATTTAACTCTAAAACCTCAACATGGTGCCCAAATCATCTTAAgcaaaatttag
- the LOC123201450 gene encoding cytochrome P450 CYP72A219-like: MDIAILSSIIFSFAFATILACLWMVLDRIWFKPKKLEMMLRKQGFSGNPYRLVYGDTKEMFMMTKQAKTKPINLSDDIAPRVLPFFHHIIKKYGKNSMTWQGPTPAISVTDPKLIREILSKYETFQKPKTTQISKLVVTGMLTYEGEQWVKVRRIANPAFHLDKLKEMIPKFYLCCNDMIRKWKISTLNEDSYELDVWPHIKDLARDVISRTAFGSSYEDGRKIFELISEQLDLLFEVFHLSLIPGWRFLPTKANRKLKSNYNEMRELIKGIIKKREEALIVGEASSDDLLGLLVGSNHKEIQEHGNKESGMSLEEVIEECKLFYLAGQETTATLFVWTMILLCMHQNWQERAREEVLQVFGNKEPRFDELNQLKELHKILQEALRLYPPAAQIDRATTTECKLGETIIPPGVILSVPIILVHHDEEYWGDDVKEFNPDRFSQGVSKASKNDQVSFFPFGWGPRICIGQNFALLEAKLALAMILQNFSFQLSPTYVHAPVRAPTIKPQYGAPMILHKI, from the exons ATGGATATTGCTATACTGTCATCTATCATTTTCTCCTTTGCTTTTGCTACCATTTTAGCATGCCTTTGGATGGTGCTGGATCGGATTTGGTTCAAGCCAAAGAAGCTAGAGATGATGCTTAGAAAGCAAGGTTTCTCCGGCAACCCCTACAGACTTGTTTATGGAGACACTAAGGAGATGTTCATGATGACAAAACAAGCGAAAACCAAACCCATCAACCTCTCCGATGATATTGCACCTCGAGTCCTGCCATTCTTCCATCATATTATCAAGAAATACG gGAAAAATTCAATGACATGGCAAGGTCCAACTCCAGCCATAAGCGTCACGGACCCCAAATTGATAAGAGAAATCTTATCCAAATATGAAACTTTTCAGAAACCCAAGACCACCCAAATTTCTAAGTTGGTAGTGACAGGGATGTTGACGTACGAAGGTGAACAATGGGTTAAAGTCAGAAGGATTGCCAATCCAGCTTTCCATCTTGACAAGTTGAAG GAAATGAtacctaaattttatttgtgttgcAACGACATGATAAGGAAATGGAAAATCTCAACATTGAATGAAGACTCCTATGAATTAGACGTGTGGCCTCACATTAAAGATTTAGCAAGAGATGTAATTTCTCGGACAGCATTTGGTAGTAGTTATGAAGATGGgagaaaaatatttgaacttATAAGTGAACAACTTGATCTTTTATTTGAAGTTTTCCACTTAAGTCTCATTCCAGGCTGGAG GTTTTTGCCCacaaaagcaaatagaaaactaaaaagtaattataatgaAATGCGAGAGTTGATCAAAGGCAtcataaagaaaagagaagaggcCCTGATAGTTGGTGAAGCAAGTAGTGATGATCTATTGGGTTTATTAGTGGGATCAAATCACAAAGAAATTCAAGAGCATGGGAACAAAGAAAGTGGAATGAGTCTTGAAGAGGTGATTGAGGAGTGCAAACTTTTCTATCTCGCTGGCCAGGAGACTACTGCAACTTTGTTTGTATGGACAATGATTTTGTTATGCATGCATCAAAATTGGCAGGAGCGCGCAAGAGAAGAGGTTTTACAAGTTTTTGGGAATAAAGAACCACGATTTGATGAGCTGAACCAATTGAAAGAA ttGCACAAAATTCTTCAAGAGGCTCTAAGGCTATATCCACCAGCAGCTCAGATTGATAGAGCTACTACTACAGAGTGCAAATTAGGAGAAACCATTATACCACCTGGAGTTATACTTTCAGTACCGATAATTTTGGTTCATCATGATGAAGAATATTGGGGAGATGATGTAAAAGAGTTCAACCCAGATAGATTTTCTCAAGGAGTGTCAAAGGCATCAAAGAATGATCAGGTCTCATTCTTTCCATTTGGTTGGGGTCCAAGAATATGTATAGGACAAAATTTTGCATTGCTAGAAGCAAAACTAGCTTTAGCAATGATTCTACAAAACTTCTCTTTTCAACTTTCTCCAACCTATGTCCATGCGCCCGTTCGTGCCCCAACTATAAAACCACAGTATGGTGCTCCAATgattttacacaaaatttag